The sequence CAGGCGCTCTTTTTTTATGCCATCTGCGACTGCAGATAGTTCGGCAAACCAATTTTATCAATCAGGTCGATCTGCGTTTCGAGCCAGTCGAGATGCTCTTCGGTATCGTCCAGGATGGTCTGGAAAATGGTGCGCGAAACGAAGTCGCCAGCGGCTTCGCTGATGACGATGCCTTCCTTGACGGTTTTCTGCGAAATCACTTCGAGATCAAAATCGCACTTCAGCATTTCGGGCGTGTCCTCGCCAATCATCAGCTTGTGCAAAGCCTGCAAATTCGGCAAACCATCGAGCATCAGGATCCGGTCGATCAGCAGGTCGGCATGCTTCATTTCCCCGATCGATTCTTCGTATTCTTTCTTGGCGATTTTTTCGAAACCCCAGTGGCGGTACATGCGGGAATGCAGGAAGTACTGGTTAATCGCGGTCAGCTCATTGGTCAGTTGCGCATTGAGCATGCGGATAACGTTGGCGTCACCTTTCATGGTGGTCCTTGGGTGGATTGATCGTGCTCGCAGGATAGCGTAGATAGTTGGTTCAAGGGTCTATCCACATGCGCAATAAATTGTGATAACAGCCCGTCAGCTGCACGACCTCCTGCGGATCGGGCTGGCCGGCGGGAACTGCGCTGCGCAGCGACAGGATGGCCATGTCGAGATCGAACAGCAACTGGCGGCGAGCATCTTCGCGCACCATGCTTTCGATCCAGAAAAAACAGGCCAGCCGCGTGCCACGCGTCACCGGCATGACCTGGTGCCGGCTTGATGCCGGATACAGGATCAGGTCGCCGGCGGCGAGCTTAACCTCCTGCGTGCCGAAACTGCCTTCGATGACCAGTTCGCCGCCGTCATAGGTGGCCGGATCCGACAGGAACAGCGTGGCCGACAGGTCGGTGCGGACCCAGCTGCCGGTGACCACCGAGGTGCGCACCGCGTTGTCGATGTGGCTGCCGAAGGCATTGGCCGATCCGTCATACCGGTTGAACAGCGGCGGATAGGTTTTCTTGGGCAACGCACCGGTCATGAACAGCGCACTTTTGCCGAGCGCCTCGATGACGATGGCGCGCGCGGCGCGCGATGCCACGTCGTCTTCCGGCAGTTGCCGGTTGTTCTTGACGCGGGCCGATTGCGAGCCGGCGGTCAGCTTGCCGTCGGCCCAGTCGGCACGATCAATCAGTTTGCGACAGCTTGCCAGCGCCTCCGGAGAGAGCAATTCAGGTATGCGCAACAGCATGGGCGGCTTTCGTCAGAACTTGGTGGACATCGACAACTGGAAAGTGCGGCTGGTGCCGGGTACGGCGTGACCGGCGTACACGCCCTCGTAATAATCCCTGTCCAGCAGGTTGAAGATGTTGAGCTTGAGCGCGACCTTGTCGAGCTGGTATTCGAGCAAGCCATCCCAGCGCGCATAGGCCGGCGCGGCATTGAGGTTGGTGGCGTTGCCGTAGCGCTTGCCGACTGCCTCGACCCCGCCGCCGATTTTCCAGTGACTGTCCAGCTTGTAGGTACTCCAGACATTGGCGGTGTATTTCGGCGTGTTGACCGGGGCCTTGCCGAGCGTATTGGCTTGGTCGCCGGTGGCTGCGTCGATACGGGCATTCATCAGCGCGAGACCGCCGAAGATATCCCAACGCGAGGTGATCTTGCCGGCGGTTTCGAACTCGATACCGTCGGTATGGCGCTTGCCCGACAACAGGTTCTGGGTCAGATTGGTTTCGGCCAGGTCGGTGTTGCGCTCGTTGGTTTTTTCGGAGCGAAACAGCGCGGTACGCAGCATCAGGTTGCCCTCCAGCAGATCCCACTTGGCACCGATTTCAAGGTTGCGGCTTTTTTCCGGTGGCGTGTTGGTGGTGCGGTCATCGAGCGCATACAACTCGCCCGACGGATTGAACGAAGTGCCATACGAGGCATAGTACGAGGCCGTTTCGGAGGGCTGGAAAATCAGTCCGGTGCGATAACTCCAGACATTGTCATTGCGCTCGAGCGGCCCGCCGGTGGCGCGGGCGTAGTCGGCGCTGAAGCTGTCATGGCGCGCGCCGCCGATGACTTTCCACTGCGCATTGAGTGACATCGTGTCCTGCGCATATACGCCGACGGTGCGGGCACTGTAGCTGACCGGATTGATGCGGTTACGCACGCCGTAGCCGGCCGGCAGCACCGGATACGGATCCGGATTGCCGACCGTGGTGGAAGGATTACCGGGTGTCGTGGCGACATTCCAGCGATTGGCATCTTCCTGCACCAGCTCGACACCGGTCAGCAAGGCGTGTTTAAAACCAAGTGCATTGACCGTCGTGGTGAAGTCGGTCTGGCTGGTCAGTGTGTGCTCGACGCCGCCGCGACGCTGGGCCTGACGATTGATGACCGTGTCCGGATTGATGCTGGTGGTACCACGCGTCAGCCTGGGCGCGATGGCCCACAGGTCGCGCTCGTAATCAGCCTTGCGCAGGATGGAGCGCAGTTCGGTGTCCTTGTCGAAGCGGTGGAGCCAGCTGGCTGTCAGGACATTGGTTTCTTCTTTCTGACTATCCTCGCCGGGCAGACCGTAGAAGGTATTCACCGGCACATTGAGCGGTTTGCCCTCGAAGTACGGCACGCCGAAGTCGGGCACGCTGTCGCCTTTCAAGTAGTAGTACGACAGATTGAATTCATTGCGGGTGCCGATGCCCCAGCTGACCGAGGGCGCAATGCCGAGTCGATCATTGCCGACGCCATTGCGGAAGCTGTTGGTGTCGGTCTTCATCACATTGAGTCTGACTGCGGCGTTCTCGCCGATGACCTTGTTGAGGTCGAGCGTGCCGCGCTTGTAGTCATCGCTACCGACGGTGACGCTGGCTTCGTTGGTGTCGAACAGGAACGGCTTCTTGCTGACCTGGTTGACGACACCGCCGGTCGAGCCACGGCCGAACAGCATCGAGGCTGATCCGCGCAAGACGTCGACCTGCTCGATGTTAAAAATCTCGCGGTTGTACTGGGCGATGTCGCGCATGCCATCGAGGTACAGGTCGCCGACCAGCGAGTAACCGCGCAACGTGACGTTGTCGCCAATGCGGCCGCCCTCGCCGGCATTGAAGGTCAGGCCGGCGACATTGCGCAATGCCTCCTTGAGCGTATCGGCGCTGCGGTCCTCGATCAGTTTTCTGGTCACCACGGTGACCGCTTGCGGGATATCGCGCAACGGTTGCGCCGTCTTGCCGACGCGGGACTTGAGGCCCTGATAGCCGGTCTCTTCACGGCTGGCATTGACGTCGATGGTGGGCAGGGCTTCCTGAGCTTGAACATTGCCAAACGAGAAGGCGGCAAGCATCGCGCCCAGCGGCAGCAGGCGGGGGGAATGGGACATGTGTTTCTCCGGAAAATAAACGTGGTCTGCAGCAGGCTGCAGGAGTTGGCTGGCTATCCGGACAAACAGGAATGGCTTGCTGTGAATGGGAAATTATTTGACCAGCGGCTCGGTCACGAAACCGATCTTGCTCAGGCCACCGGCTTGCGCCGCCGCCATCACTTGCGCGACTTTTTCATATCGGGTAGTACGTTCGGCACGCAGATGCAGCTCGGGTTGCGGCTGTGCTTGCGCAGCCGTAGCGATGCGCGCTTGTAATTGGCGATCATCGATGACTTCGGCATTCCAGTACACCTGGCCGGCTGCATCGATCGCCAGGTTGATGCTCTCCGGCCTGGCGACATCGGGCTGGCTGCTGGCGCGCGGCAAATCGATTTTCACGCTGTGGTTCATCACCGGTATCGTCATGATAAAAATCACCAGCAGCACCAGCATCACGTCGACCAGCGGCGTGGTGTTGATCTCGGGATTAAAGTCATCGTCCTGGTCGGACAGCGAGCCCATGGCCATCAGGCACTCCTGGCCAGTGCCAGTCCGGCCGCCGGCGTATCCTGTCCCGAACGGGCACCGGTGACAAACCACGCATGCAGATCGAAGCCGAACTTATTGAGTTGCGCCAGCGTCGATTTGTTGCCGCGCACCAGTGCGTTGTAGCCGAAGGTGGCCGGAATTGCCACCGCCAGCCCGAGCGCCGTCATGATCAGCGATTCGCCCACCGGTCCGGCGACCTTTTCGATGCCAGCCTGGCCACTGGTGCCAATGGCAACCAGCGCATGGTAAATCCCCCAGACTGTCCCGAACAGACCCACGAAGGGCGCGGTCGATCCGACCGAGGCAAGTACCGCCATACCCTGCTGCAAACGGCCGGCAGCGTCATCAATCCCCTGCCGCAGTGACATCGTGACCCAGTCGGATTTTGATAGCTGGTCATGCAGATGACCTTGATGTGTCGCGTGATGCGCCATCGCAGCACTACCCGCTTGCGCCAGTTCGGCAAACGGATTGTCGCGACCGAGCCGTGCGACGCCCTGCTCCATCGAACTGGCGTCCCAGAACTGCAAGCCAACCAGTGCAGCCGAGCGACGCAGTCGCAGCAGTTGCACCCCGCGCGTGATGATCACAAACCATGAGGCCACCGACATCGCCATCAGCAGCAATGCCACGCCCTTGATGACAATATCTCCCTGTTGCCACAGGCTTTCCAGTCCGTACGGGCTGACTTCCATGATGTGTCCTTTTATTGAATTGAAAAATTGATCGAGACCAGCGCATACACCGCGACGGCAATGCCGTCTTCGAGGTGCGGCTGGAAGCGCGCTTTCAGCACCGACTGGCGGGCCGATTCGTCGAGCCGGTCGTAGCCGGACGAACTGCGTAGCTCGACCTGTTCGGCGCGCCCCTGCTGGTTAACCAGCACACGTAAAGTGACCTTGCCTTCTTCGGCAGCACGTCTGGCAAGCGGCGGATAGACCGGTTGCGGCGCTTCCAGGTATTGCACGCCGGAGACGGTTTTCGGCGGAGCCGGAGTGACTGCTTGCGCGACGACGGCCGGTGCCGGACTCGATGACATGTGCGGCACGGACGGCACAACGACCGGTGCACTGGTTTCTTGCGACGCGGGAGCCGGTGCGGCTGTCCTGACTTGCATCGCCGGTGGCGAAGGCGACGGGGTTTTTACTGAGGGGACAATTTTCGGAACCGGTGTCCTGACTGGCTCGGCTGCCGCTGCAGGCCTTGGCACGGGCGCTGGCGCAATCAGGCTGGCGATCAGTTCGCGTGGTGCGGCCAGTGCCACTGTCTGCGGCGAGCGACTTTGCAGCACAAACAAAAATCCGCCATGTGCCAGCAGAATAAGTAGCAGCAATCCGCTACGGTGCCACCGGATCAGCGATAACTGCAATCAGGCCGCCATCATCGACGGATGGAACACCATCGGCTGCGCTGGGACTGCCTGGCTCAGGCACTCGCGCAAAACCCGCTTGGCGCAGCCATGACATTTGCCGCAACACGTGCCGACCTGGAGGCTGGTACGCAGCGCGACCATCGACGTCACACCTTCACTGACTGCCTGGCGAATGGCCCGGTCGGAGACATTGTTGCAGATGCAAACAATCATTCGATACCTCGTGAAAGACAATAAAAAAGCGGAGCAGCATTCAACCGATCCGGCTCGGCCCTCATCAATGAGAACGATTCTTGTTTAGATTATTAAGCATCGGCGGATAAAATGCAAGAATTTATCCGCCATGCAAAAAGAGAGAGCACAGGCCCGGCACTTGGGTAAGCCGGACATTGCCGCGTAGCGCAACAGGAAAGCAGGGCCTGCAGCGTAGACAACAAAAAGCCGGCTATAGAGCCGGCGTTTTTGGGCTTAGCGCGGTGTCTTGCGCTGCAATTCCGCCAGATCCCAACCTAGCTGGCGGCGGACTTCATGTGGATCAGGAGGTGGTTTGCGTGCGCGCTGGCGACGCCCCATGTATTGGCGGACTTGCTCTTTGGTTGGTTGTTTTGAATCCGACATGTCACACCTCGCACATTCAACATGGACCTGGAGGAACTCGTGCGTCCACTGTCACGACCTGCGTTGTTAAACGTGAATGGCGTGTTGGTAGTTGACGGTTCCACAAGATGCCGGAGGCAGGTAATGACGGAGAACAAAGACTTGAATCCGATGCAGGAAAGCAACCGTAGAAGGACAGGTAAGCCTCCTCTAACTCAATAAGGAATCATCATGCGTTCACTTCGTACTGCTCTCGTTTTCACTGCGTTGCTCGCGACAGCCAGCGTTTCTTTTGCCGACGTCATGGTCGGTGGCCAAAGCATGATGCCAAGTAAGGACATCATCGACAATGCCGTCAATTCAGCTGACCACACCACGCTGGTCGCCGCTGTCAAGGCCGCTGGTCTCGTCGAGACACTCAAGGGCAAAGGTCCGTTCACCGTCTTTGCACCGACCAATGCGGCCTTCGGCAAACTGCCGGCCGGCACCGTCGAGACGCTGGTCAAGCCGGAGAACAAAGCCACGCTGACCAAAATCCTGACCTATCACGTGGTCCCCGGTAAATACGACTTCATGGCACTTGCCGCCGAAATCAAGAAGCACAACGGCAAGGCAGAACTGGCCACGGCCAGCGGCGGCAAACTGAGTTTTGCAATGAACGGCATGCACAACATCAGCGTCATGGACGAGACCGGCCACACCGCCAGCATCAGCACCTATGACGTCACCCAATCGAACGGCGTAATCAATGTGATCGATACGGTCCTGATGCCGAAATAAGCGTTACACGATCCCTGTGGACTGGTGCACTGCACCGCAACCCGGAGAAGTTTCCGGGTTTTTTTTCGTCCGGAAAACCGTCAAAAGGCGGGATTCAAGCAGGGTGGGCGCAGCCCTTCGTGCCCACGCAAGCAAACCACCCATCGCTGCCAATACACCCTCCAACAGCCGGGCATGCCTTCCTATAATCCCATCAAGGCCACGGCGCCGGAGCGACATTGACATACTGCTCTCCGCCATCAGATGGTGTCGGGCCTGCGTTGTAAGGCATCCCGGCGTTTAACCGCGCGCCCAGCAACAAGGCGATTTCCCGCCGCGACGCACTGAAATCTTCCGGAACCAGCGGCTGGTTTTTTCCGGCCAATGCACTTTGGCCCAGTCAATCAAGGCGTCGAAACGCTGGTTGAATTCATCGGCAAACTGCGCATTACGGCTTGGTTCGGACATGGTGGCATCCCCATTCATGGAGTCAGTAAGACTTCAGATCCTAGCAGACGCCCGCGTGGACCACGATGACTGCGGACAGATGCGAAGCAATCAATCGTTCCGGCATCGTGCACTGCCTGCTATTTTGCGTAAATCAATCACCAACACTCAAAAGCGGGCGTGCTTCCCCATCCGGGCCAATCCGGCCTCTCGTTACTGATGTCGTTATGGCTGAGCCGGGTGCTTGCCGGTTTCAAGGGCATGTCCGATATTTATCGCTCTATCCAAGAGCGGCGTGGTGCCGACCGTCGGTTGAGGTGGATCAAGTGACAACCAATCAAACCGGGGGTCGTCAAGGCATGGGTCGACTTGCCAGCCCTGCGGGCCTACACTGAGCGGCAAGCATTTGTCATTCTGCTATGCAGTTTGCCGGTTGCCCGCCCAGAGAAAACCATTCTCTGCGAAGCGGCGCCATCCGTTACCAGGAGCTCTTCATGTCTTACAAGACCATCCTCATCCATCTCGACGAATCCCCGAACATCGACTCCCGCATCGACCTCGCGGCACAGTTGGCCAATACCCACGAAGCGCATCTGATCGGACTGGCCACCACCGGCGTCTCGCGCTACTTCTACGAATCAATGGCTACCGGTGCCGGCGATGCCGGTATCGGTCCCTACCTTGAGACGCTGCGCGAACAGGCACGCGGACGGCTTCAGCATTTTGAAGACAAAGTGCGCCGGCTAGGCGTCAGTTCCTACGAAAAACACCTGGCGGACGACGAAGCCGAGAGCTGCCTGGCCATGCGTGCCCGTTATTGCGATCTCGTCATCCTCGGCCAGTACGATCCCGAGGGCACCATCCCGTCGATCTACGCCGACCTGCCCGAATACGTCACCCTCAACGGCGGCTGTCCGGTCCTCATCATTCCGTACATCGGCACCTATCCACTGAAACCGGGGCATATTCTGATTGCCTGGGATGGCGGTCAGGAAGCGGCAAAAGCGGTGCGCAACGCACTACCTTTCCTGCAAGCTGCGAAGT comes from Actimicrobium sp. CCC2.4 and encodes:
- the bfr gene encoding bacterioferritin is translated as MKGDANVIRMLNAQLTNELTAINQYFLHSRMYRHWGFEKIAKKEYEESIGEMKHADLLIDRILMLDGLPNLQALHKLMIGEDTPEMLKCDFDLEVISQKTVKEGIVISEAAGDFVSRTIFQTILDDTEEHLDWLETQIDLIDKIGLPNYLQSQMA
- a CDS encoding Fe2+-dependent dioxygenase, giving the protein MLLRIPELLSPEALASCRKLIDRADWADGKLTAGSQSARVKNNRQLPEDDVASRAARAIVIEALGKSALFMTGALPKKTYPPLFNRYDGSANAFGSHIDNAVRTSVVTGSWVRTDLSATLFLSDPATYDGGELVIEGSFGTQEVKLAAGDLILYPASSRHQVMPVTRGTRLACFFWIESMVREDARRQLLFDLDMAILSLRSAVPAGQPDPQEVVQLTGCYHNLLRMWIDP
- a CDS encoding TonB-dependent siderophore receptor — encoded protein: MSHSPRLLPLGAMLAAFSFGNVQAQEALPTIDVNASREETGYQGLKSRVGKTAQPLRDIPQAVTVVTRKLIEDRSADTLKEALRNVAGLTFNAGEGGRIGDNVTLRGYSLVGDLYLDGMRDIAQYNREIFNIEQVDVLRGSASMLFGRGSTGGVVNQVSKKPFLFDTNEASVTVGSDDYKRGTLDLNKVIGENAAVRLNVMKTDTNSFRNGVGNDRLGIAPSVSWGIGTRNEFNLSYYYLKGDSVPDFGVPYFEGKPLNVPVNTFYGLPGEDSQKEETNVLTASWLHRFDKDTELRSILRKADYERDLWAIAPRLTRGTTSINPDTVINRQAQRRGGVEHTLTSQTDFTTTVNALGFKHALLTGVELVQEDANRWNVATTPGNPSTTVGNPDPYPVLPAGYGVRNRINPVSYSARTVGVYAQDTMSLNAQWKVIGGARHDSFSADYARATGGPLERNDNVWSYRTGLIFQPSETASYYASYGTSFNPSGELYALDDRTTNTPPEKSRNLEIGAKWDLLEGNLMLRTALFRSEKTNERNTDLAETNLTQNLLSGKRHTDGIEFETAGKITSRWDIFGGLALMNARIDAATGDQANTLGKAPVNTPKYTANVWSTYKLDSHWKIGGGVEAVGKRYGNATNLNAAPAYARWDGLLEYQLDKVALKLNIFNLLDRDYYEGVYAGHAVPGTSRTFQLSMSTKF
- a CDS encoding biopolymer transporter ExbD — its product is MAMGSLSDQDDDFNPEINTTPLVDVMLVLLVIFIMTIPVMNHSVKIDLPRASSQPDVARPESINLAIDAAGQVYWNAEVIDDRQLQARIATAAQAQPQPELHLRAERTTRYEKVAQVMAAAQAGGLSKIGFVTEPLVK
- a CDS encoding MotA/TolQ/ExbB proton channel family protein, whose protein sequence is MEVSPYGLESLWQQGDIVIKGVALLLMAMSVASWFVIITRGVQLLRLRRSAALVGLQFWDASSMEQGVARLGRDNPFAELAQAGSAAMAHHATHQGHLHDQLSKSDWVTMSLRQGIDDAAGRLQQGMAVLASVGSTAPFVGLFGTVWGIYHALVAIGTSGQAGIEKVAGPVGESLIMTALGLAVAIPATFGYNALVRGNKSTLAQLNKFGFDLHAWFVTGARSGQDTPAAGLALARSA
- a CDS encoding TonB family protein codes for the protein MLLLILLAHGGFLFVLQSRSPQTVALAAPRELIASLIAPAPVPRPAAAAEPVRTPVPKIVPSVKTPSPSPPAMQVRTAAPAPASQETSAPVVVPSVPHMSSSPAPAVVAQAVTPAPPKTVSGVQYLEAPQPVYPPLARRAAEEGKVTLRVLVNQQGRAEQVELRSSSGYDRLDESARQSVLKARFQPHLEDGIAVAVYALVSINFSIQ
- a CDS encoding (2Fe-2S)-binding protein translates to MIVCICNNVSDRAIRQAVSEGVTSMVALRTSLQVGTCCGKCHGCAKRVLRECLSQAVPAQPMVFHPSMMAA
- a CDS encoding fasciclin domain-containing protein, producing the protein MRSLRTALVFTALLATASVSFADVMVGGQSMMPSKDIIDNAVNSADHTTLVAAVKAAGLVETLKGKGPFTVFAPTNAAFGKLPAGTVETLVKPENKATLTKILTYHVVPGKYDFMALAAEIKKHNGKAELATASGGKLSFAMNGMHNISVMDETGHTASISTYDVTQSNGVINVIDTVLMPK
- a CDS encoding universal stress protein; this translates as MSYKTILIHLDESPNIDSRIDLAAQLANTHEAHLIGLATTGVSRYFYESMATGAGDAGIGPYLETLREQARGRLQHFEDKVRRLGVSSYEKHLADDEAESCLAMRARYCDLVILGQYDPEGTIPSIYADLPEYVTLNGGCPVLIIPYIGTYPLKPGHILIAWDGGQEAAKAVRNALPFLQAAKSVEVAVFNAQQRPDSHGEEPGADIALYLTRHHVKANVRQEQSEIPVGEALLSLAADLNADLLVMGCYGHSRFREVLMGGVSRTILDSITLPVLMSH